In Streptomyces sp. NBC_00569, a single genomic region encodes these proteins:
- the ssuE gene encoding NADPH-dependent FMN reductase, with product MATVLSISGSPSATSRTARLLRHLDARLEAQGHDVIALDVRTLPAEALLGADFAHPAIVEATELLARADGVVVATPVYKAAYSGLLKALLDLLPQYGLDGKTVLPLATGGTTAHVLALDYALRPVLNSMGADHIVQGWFTLDKDITVAPDGTVGVAPGSAEALSRVVDQFSGALARTARPLLAAAS from the coding sequence CTCCATTTCCGGAAGTCCCTCCGCCACCTCCCGCACGGCGCGGCTCCTGCGCCATCTCGACGCGCGGCTCGAGGCGCAGGGCCACGACGTCATAGCCCTCGATGTCCGCACCTTGCCTGCCGAGGCGCTCCTCGGGGCGGACTTCGCCCATCCGGCCATCGTCGAGGCGACCGAGCTCCTCGCCCGCGCCGACGGTGTCGTCGTCGCGACTCCTGTCTACAAGGCCGCGTACTCGGGTCTCCTCAAGGCGCTCCTCGACCTGCTGCCGCAGTACGGACTCGACGGCAAGACCGTGCTGCCGCTCGCCACCGGCGGCACCACCGCCCATGTCCTCGCCCTCGACTACGCGCTGCGGCCCGTCCTCAACTCCATGGGGGCCGACCACATCGTCCAGGGGTGGTTCACCCTCGACAAGGACATCACCGTCGCACCGGACGGCACGGTCGGCGTCGCGCCGGGTTCCGCCGAGGCGCTCAGCCGCGTCGTCGACCAGTTCTCGGGAGCACTCGCGCGCACCGCGCGGCCGCTGCTCGCCGCGGCGAGCTGA